A window of Panicum virgatum strain AP13 chromosome 8K, P.virgatum_v5, whole genome shotgun sequence contains these coding sequences:
- the LOC120645744 gene encoding uncharacterized protein LOC120645744 → MEGIIPFALRTASIHEWFKKQRHRWPDQVAQYNLIGYLARDKRHPWLKKLATRLGCKDLLDQLWSMEPSKSSPDLTKLIHGYIARGWTEHHITDTPTYRAFNDNRGQWTLGREGCAGSLEWSLRRPFDESVVLWHLATDLCFHHTVTPSSHEAARRCREMSNYMAYLLFVKPDMLMTGARRSLFRAACEDIQGLLNEDLEQDGPETTLLDLDDEKELTLNIAQRAMITNNAPHIVHEARWLSTCLMALHNGGDDEGKMWRVIQGVWVEMLCFSAGRCRGYLHAKSLGSGGEYLSYVWLLLYMGMETLTEKMQRTELHEDRMAVGLSSGAPMAAAGDENV, encoded by the coding sequence ATGGAGGGCATTATACCTTTTGCCCTGCGTACTGCGAGCATACATGAATGGTTTAAGAAGCAACGACATCGGTGGCCTGATCAAGTTGCCCAGTACAACCTCATAGGGTACTTGGCCCGAGACAAGAGGCACCCCTGGCTCAAGAAGCTGGCAACCCGGCTGGGCTGCAAGGACCTTCTCGATCAGCTCTGGAGCATGGAGCCATCCAAGTCATCCCCCGACCTCACCAAGCTCATCCATGGCTACATCGCCAGAGGGTGGACGGAGCATCACATAACGGACACGCCTACCTACAGGGCCTTCAACGACAACCGAGGTCAGTGGACTCTCGGCAGGGAGGGGTGTGCCGGCAGCCTCGAATGGAGCCTTCGCAGGCCGTTCGACGAGAGCGTCGTCCTCTGGCACCTCGCCACGGACTTGTGCTTCCACCACACGGTCACGCCTTCCTCCCACGAAGCTGCCCGCCGCTGCAGGGAGATGTCCAACTACATGGCGTACCTGCTGTTCGTCAAGCCGGACATGCTGATGACCGGGGCCAGGCGCAGCCTTTTCAGAGCAGCTTGCGAGGACATTCAGGGCCTGCTAAACGAGGATCTGGAACAGGATGGGCCAGAGACCACACTGCTAGACCTGGACGACGAGAAAGAGCTCACTCTGAATATAGCTCAGCGGGCGATGATCACCAATAACGCACCACACATTGTTCATGAGGCGCGGTGGCTCTCGACGTGTCTCATGGCCTTGCAcaacggcggcgacgacgagggcAAGATGTGGAGGGTGATCCAGGGCGTGTGGGTGGAGATGCTCTGCTTCTCTGCTGGCAGGTGTAGAGGGTACCTGCATGCCAAGAGCTTAGGCAGTGGCGGGGAGTACCTCTCGTACGTCTGGCTCCTCTTGTATATGGGGATGGAGACCTTGACGGAGAAGATGCAGAGGACAGAGCTACACGAGGACCGTATGGCAGTAGGCCTGTCATCAGGGGCTCCAATGGCGGCCGCCGGTGATGAGAATGTCTGA
- the LOC120645745 gene encoding uncharacterized protein LOC120645745 has product MQGRRKGWRAQIGTDIAGKDRDAAAMGFWSDVQWWEDWQLRFLVLASLCFQYFLFAAALLRKRCVPPWFRSLVWLAYQGGDVVAVYALATLFNRHRKDEVATGAAHLDTLWAPVLLLHLGGQDGITAYGVEDNENWRRYLLVAASQIAIAIYVFCKSWTGWFHDQRLLRAAILLFVPGVVKCLEKPLALRNATVNSIANSSDPTMEVSIEEDDGTLPTAMDSLEEFVTAAKECVEREAKRDPPLFFDDTMNDEPYHLFVDLSHPYSIRLRNLQVMAARSGKEEAHDRVRAAVSQAFDRLFTKHKASYGGVLRAVVVLLTFADIGLFQESRRRSTAYARADVVVTYVLLCCTAALEFVSACVVLGSGLPLPDDQLPQYNLIGYLAGNLRRPRVRHLAFVLGVEEQLDWLWYTAPPEPSRRITELVHDHVAGGWKGYINAAAERSSTSRSPVEDYRRFNDGRGQRTVERAGCGGGRRGGVERSLHLPFDESVVVWHLATELCYFDHVDAGGEATRNSRVISNYMVYLLLVRPWMLMPGARRGLLLAVYTELRRMLKNPPASGDEDDEEAGKKKKAPPMAMDEIARKIIQKVRNPPPPASSGGARRPPPPRKAAADLVRNAWELAYDLMEFSKKKTEQSREKRLAEEIKKTAGQPVSNEKMVEIVISAGEDGDDEMWKVIQGVWVEMLCFSAGRCRGYLHAASLCRGGEYLSYVWLLLSYMGMETMAERTQRTELPAEGDGGGLVTPPDPDDDDDGDEPAQPPKAGGAQPSGAAATSSVNKKAVAAPPAAASGAAVVPVDIV; this is encoded by the exons ATGCAGGGAAGGAGAAAGGGATGGAGAGCTCAGATCGGCACCGACATCGCCGGCAAGGATCgagacgccgccgccatgggcttCTGGAGCGACGTGCAGTGGTGGGAGGACTGGCAGCTGCGGTTCCTGGTCCTGGCGAGCCTCTGCTTCCAGTACTTCCtcttcgccgccgcgctcctccgcAAGCGGTGCGTGCCGCCGTGGTTCCGGTCGCTGGTCTGGCTGGCCTACCAGGGCGGCGACGTCGTGGCCGTCTACGCGCTCGCCACGCTCTTCAACCGCCACCGCAAGGACGAGGTGGCCACCGGCGCCGCGCACCTCGACACGCTCTGGGCGCCGGTGCTCCTGCTGCACCTCGGCGGCCAGGACGGCATCACGGCCTACGGCGTCGAGGACAACGAGAACTGGAGGCGCTACCTCTTGGTCGCGGCGTCTCAG ATCGCCATAGCCATCTATGTGTTCTGCAAGTCATGGACAGGGTGGTTCCACGACCAGAGGCTGCTCCGCGCGGCGATCTTGCTCTTCGTCCCCGGCGTCGTCAAGTGCCTGGAGAAGCCACTGGCTCTCCGGAACGCCACCGTCAACAGCATCGCCAACTCCTCCGACCCAACGATGGAAGTGTCCATCGAGGAAGACGACGGCACGCTGCCGACGGCCATGGATTCACTCGAGGAGTTCGTGACGGCCGCGAAGGAGTGCGTCGAGAGGGAGGCCAAGAGGgaccctcccctgttcttcGACGACACGATGAACGACGAGCCCTACCACCTCTTCGTCGACCTCAGCCACCCCTACTCCATCCGGCTCCGGAACCTGCAGGTCatggcggcgcggagcggcaAGGAGGAGGCGCACGACCGGGTTCGCGCCGCCGTCTCCCAGGCGTTCGACCGCCTCTTCACCAAGCACAAGGCGAGCTACGGTGGAGTGCTGCGCGCCGTCGTCGTGCTCCTCACGTTCGCCGACATCGGGCTGTTCCAGgagagccgccgccggagcacggcGTACGCCCGCGCCGACGTCGTCGTCACCTACGTCCTGCTGTGCTGCACCGCCGCGCTGGAGTTCGTGTCCGCCTGCGTCGTCCTCGGCTCCGGCCTGCCGCTGCCCGACGACCAGCTGCCCCAGTACAACCTCATCGGCTACCTCGCCGGCAACCTGAGGCGCCCGCGGGTCCGGCACCTCGCCTTCGTGCTGGGGGTCGAGGAGCAGCTCGACTGGCTCTGGTACACGGCGCCGCCCGAGCCGTCCCGCCGCATCACCGAGCTCGTCCACGACCACGTCGCCGGCGGGTGGAAGGGGTACATAAACGCCGCGGCCGAGAGGTCGAGCACGTCGAGGTCGCCGGTGGAGGACTACCGCCGGTTCAACGACGGCCGCGGCCAGCGGACGGTGGAGCGggcgggatgcggcggcggcaggaggggCGGCGTCGAGCGGAGCCTGCACCTGCCGTTCGACGAGAGCGTCGTCGTCTGGCACCTCGCCACGGAGCTCTGCTACTTCGACCacgtcgacgccggcggcgaggccaccCGGAACAGCAGGGTGATCTCCAACTACATGGTGTACCTGCTGCTCGTCCGGCCGTGGATGCTGATGCCGGGCGCCCGGCGCGGGCTCCTCCTGGCCGTGTACACCGAGCTGAGGCGGATGCTCAAGAACCCGCCGGCGTCGGGggatgaggacgacgaggaggcggggaagaagaagaaggcgccGCCGATGGCCATGGACGAGATCGCGCGGAAGATCATCCAGAAGGTGAGGAATCCGCCGCCACcagcgagctccggcggcgctcgccgcccaccgccgcctcgcaaagccgccgccgacctcgttCGCAACGCTTGGGAGCTCGCCTACGACCTCATGGAATTCTCCAAGAAGAAGACGGAGCAGAGCAGGGAGAAGAGACTCGCCGAGGAGATCAAGAAGACGGCCGGCCAGCCCGTGAGCAACGAGAAGATGGTCGAGATCGTGATCTCAGCCGGGGAGGACGGGGACGACGAGATGTGGAAGGTGATCCAGGGCGTGTGGGTGGAGATGCTCTGCTTCTCCGCCGGCCGGTGCCGGGGGTACCTGCACGCCGCGAGCTTGTGCAGGGGCGGCGAGTACCTCTCCTACGTGTGGCTCCTCCTCTCGTACATGGGGATGGAGACCATGGCGGAGAGGACGCAGAGGACGGAGCTCCCCGCCGAAGGAGACGGCGGCGGTTTGGTGACGCCTCCGGATccggacgacgacgatgacggtgACGAACCGGCACAGCCGCCAAAGGCTGGTGGAGCGCAGCCAtccggcgccgcggcgacgTCGTCGGTTAATAAGAAGGCAGTGGCGGCGCCTCCGGCAGCGGCCTCCGGTGCAGCCGTGGTGCCCGTCGACATTGTCTGA
- the LOC120644715 gene encoding myosin-binding protein 7-like, with product MAGEDDKPPPPDGADADADAEPCPLCAGAGVTPAALVAVPARRGDASLAAAAAPPAAGAPLREALARQRRALAGLQAELEAERGAAAGAASEAMSMILRLQRDKSEAMMEARQYRRYAEERFAHDAAERDALRGEVARRDAAARALAARLRECQARLLLLGFPSPSPPPPRPRAASLPSSPTASASASRRGLLHPCCFSDEDEDDDGGYRSVRCLDYHPAAPADVGTPRTHHLLNRTPSPDPDPKGVVLSGDGVPRVALADEFPLFDRRDVPDGDGDRVYTVDAVHGVPVDCCYLGGSEVGVPTAAGGGGGGWADEVEEIQKLKARLQALEADRESMRHAIMSMGDEKAQVVLLREIAKQLCRDTALFPAVPLKVQPRPQPVVVTQRKVVKKQTSFVKIFIMTVIKWVASIFCWRRKSNRIRYPIGMCGSNVGLMLVLDRFPKQRQKKIPKRKLSASIL from the exons ATGGCAGGGGAGGACGACAAGCCGCCACCGCCCGACGGcgcggacgccgacgccgacgccgagcccTGCCCGCTCTGCGCCGGGGCCGGGGTGacccccgccgcgctcgtcgCGGTGCCCGCCCGTCGCGGGGACGCCTCgctggcggccgcggccgcgccccccgcggcgggggcgccgctgCGGGAGGCGctggcgcggcagcggcgggcgctCGCGGGCCTGCaggcggagctggaggcggagcgcggcgccgccgcgggcgccgccagCGAGGCCATGTCCATGATCCTGCGCCTGCAGCGCGACAAGTCGGAGGCCATGATGGAGGCCCGCCAGTACCGCCGCTACGCCGAGGAGCGGTTCGCGCACGACGCCGCCGAGCGGGACGCGCTCCGGGGCGAGGTGGCCAGGCGGGacgccgcggcgcgggcgctcgccgcgcgcctccgGGAGTGCCAGGCGCGGCTCCTGCTCCTCGGCttcccgtccccgtccccgccgccgccgcgcccgcgggcGGCCTCGCTCCCGTCCTCGCCCaccgcctcggcctccgcctCCCGTCGCGGGCTCCTCCATCCCTGCTGCTTCTCCGACGAAGAcgaagacgacgacggcggtTACCGCTCCGTCCGGTGCCTCGACTACcaccccgccgcgcccgcggacGTGGGCACCCCGCGCACCCACCACCTGCTCAACAGAACGCCTAGCCCGGACCCCGACCCCAAGGGGGTCGTCCtctccggcgacggcgtccCCCGGGTCGCGCTGGCCGACGAGTTCCCGCTCTTTGACCGCCGCGACGTGCCGGACGGGGACGGCGACCGCGTCTACACGGTGGACGCGGTGCACGGTGTGCCCGTCGACTGTTGCTACCTCGGGGGGAGCGAGGTGGGCGTCCCGACGGcggccgggggcgggggcgggggctggGCAGACGAGGTGGAGGAGATACAGAAGCTCAAGGCGAGGCTGCAGGCGCTGGAGGCGGACCGGGAGTCCATGCGGCACGCCATCATGTCCATGGGGGACGAGAAGGCGCAGGTCGTTCTGCTCAGGGAGATCGCCAAGCAGCTCTGCAGGGACACGGCGCTGTTCCCGGCTGTTCCGCTCAAGGTGCAGCCGAGGCCGCAGCCAGTTGTCGTGACGCAGAGGAAGGTTGTGAAGAAGCAGACTTCCTTCGTGAAAATCTTCATTATGACAGTCATCAAG TGGGTTGCATCTATCTTCTGTTGGCGAAGGAAATCAAATCGCATCAG GTACCCCATCGGTATGTGTGGGAGCAATGTTGGTCTGATGCTGGTACTGGACAGGTTCCCCAAACAGAGGCAAAAGAAGATTCCTAAAAGGAAGCTAAGCGCCTCTATTCTCTGA